From a region of the Butyrivibrio sp. AE3004 genome:
- a CDS encoding sensor domain-containing phosphodiesterase, with protein sequence MIEHRGAYDTISKIYDTFAVTSKSRYVYVYDIENNMARWSKNAVNYFGLPGEFVYKADQVWETHVHPEDRASYREHLLTAFEGNRVSPSFEYRARNKSGEYVACSCRGVVIKDYSGKAAFYACSLINKGIVDNTDPITGLSNHYEMFNYMHRLENTNETYILLLVNVIDFGDINRLYGYMFGNRMLKQMAEWLQNEAGEKGHVYRGEGTILGLCTVGMDLEDVKKLYSRMRMFVRQNIQIGQNRVSAELGGGVIVVDESGTDVHAVYTSAKYALAHSKSEKHGNLIIFHNNELEYNKSTIELVGLVRESVLDHCRGFYLNYQPIISKNDGKLSGAEVLLRWKRDPYGDVSPSEFIPWLEQDSSFYVLGNWILDKAMKDGLEILRDHPGFYLSINLAYVQLERSEFRTTILQLLRRNRYPGTALCIELSNISREINFDYLKSQVIFLKSCGIRIALDVTDFTTLDLATRLPINTIKLAPEITENIGKNPLSRYMTEAITGFAANMNMSVCATGVGNADTEHRLFKYPVDYYQGYYYSRPVGLAEFRRLSLYKSR encoded by the coding sequence ATGATAGAACATCGGGGGGCTTATGATACTATCAGCAAAATATATGATACGTTCGCTGTAACATCGAAGAGCCGATATGTTTATGTATATGATATTGAAAACAATATGGCCAGGTGGTCCAAGAATGCGGTAAATTACTTTGGGCTGCCGGGTGAGTTTGTCTATAAAGCAGATCAGGTATGGGAGACGCATGTTCATCCCGAGGACAGAGCATCCTATAGAGAACATCTTCTTACTGCCTTTGAGGGCAATCGTGTTAGTCCAAGCTTTGAATATCGCGCCAGAAATAAGAGTGGTGAATATGTTGCATGTTCATGTAGAGGAGTGGTGATCAAGGATTATTCCGGGAAAGCTGCTTTTTACGCATGTTCCCTTATAAATAAGGGTATTGTAGACAATACGGATCCTATTACCGGACTTTCAAATCACTACGAGATGTTTAATTATATGCACCGATTGGAGAACACCAACGAAACCTATATTCTTCTTCTGGTAAATGTTATTGATTTCGGTGATATAAACAGATTATACGGTTACATGTTCGGAAACAGGATGCTAAAGCAAATGGCTGAATGGCTTCAGAATGAAGCCGGTGAAAAAGGGCATGTATATAGAGGAGAAGGTACTATCCTCGGACTTTGCACTGTAGGGATGGATTTGGAAGATGTGAAAAAACTCTATTCCCGTATGAGAATGTTTGTCCGTCAGAATATACAGATAGGACAAAACAGAGTGTCCGCAGAGCTTGGCGGAGGAGTTATTGTGGTGGACGAATCCGGGACAGATGTGCATGCTGTTTATACAAGCGCCAAATATGCTCTTGCACATTCCAAGTCAGAGAAACACGGTAATCTTATTATTTTCCATAATAATGAGCTTGAATACAACAAGAGCACTATAGAGCTTGTCGGACTTGTACGAGAGAGCGTGCTGGATCATTGCAGAGGTTTTTATCTCAACTACCAGCCGATAATATCCAAAAATGATGGGAAACTGTCGGGAGCAGAGGTGCTCCTTAGATGGAAAAGAGATCCTTACGGTGATGTATCTCCCAGCGAATTCATTCCCTGGCTTGAACAGGACAGCTCGTTTTATGTACTGGGAAACTGGATACTTGATAAAGCCATGAAGGACGGACTGGAAATATTAAGGGATCACCCGGGATTTTACCTTAGTATCAATCTTGCTTATGTTCAGCTGGAGAGAAGTGAATTCAGAACCACGATTCTGCAGCTATTAAGGAGAAACAGGTATCCGGGAACGGCATTGTGTATAGAATTATCCAATATTTCCAGAGAAATAAATTTTGATTATTTAAAGAGCCAGGTAATTTTCCTTAAATCCTGCGGAATCAGAATTGCTTTGGATGTCACTGATTTTACAACGCTTGATCTGGCGACAAGGCTGCCTATAAACACGATAAAGCTTGCGCCCGAGATTACCGAAAATATCGGAAAGAATCCTCTTAGCAGATATATGACCGAGGCTATAACGGGATTTGCAGCAAACATGAATATGAGTGTCTGCGCAACCGGGGTAGGAAATGCGGATACGGAGCACAGACTTTTTAAATATCCTGTGGATTATTATCAGGGATACTACTATTCCAGGCCGGTTGGACTTGCTGAATTCAGGAGACTGTCTCTTTATAAGAGCAGATAG
- a CDS encoding D-alanyl-D-alanine carboxypeptidase family protein, giving the protein MGKNRYRNLDNSYYIGRKPKRKNIKGIIVLSVAAVLLIVAVIAVILFILNKNKKDDNAADLSTIQESIPVEETQVKEPEPEPEPEPEPEVEVRQLSPEVASFATGYTVQATGSTADIVSEDVISENAVLIDVDKAEIVAKKAADVRISPASMTKILTVLVAAEHVTNLDDTFTITREITDYSFSNECSIVGFEVGEVVTVRDLMYGTILPSGADAALALATYVGGSHDGFVEMMNQKLDELGLSETAHFTNCVGIYDENHYCTLTDMAMILKAAVENDLAREVLSAHTYTTSPTEQHPEGMIISNWFLRRIEDKETNGTVVCAKTGFVNQSGCCAASYSVSNSGGHYICVSANAWSSWRCIYDQVAIYETYLQ; this is encoded by the coding sequence TTGGGTAAAAATCGTTACAGAAATTTAGATAATAGTTATTATATCGGGCGAAAGCCAAAGAGAAAGAATATAAAGGGAATCATTGTGCTAAGTGTGGCTGCAGTACTGTTAATTGTAGCTGTTATAGCAGTTATTCTTTTTATATTAAACAAGAATAAGAAGGATGATAATGCGGCTGATCTGTCCACGATTCAGGAGTCAATTCCTGTGGAAGAGACTCAGGTCAAGGAACCGGAGCCGGAGCCGGAGCCTGAACCGGAGCCTGAAGTTGAGGTCAGACAATTATCGCCTGAGGTTGCCAGCTTTGCAACCGGTTATACAGTACAGGCTACAGGTTCAACTGCAGATATAGTGAGTGAGGATGTCATTAGTGAGAATGCGGTCCTTATAGATGTTGACAAGGCGGAAATCGTTGCAAAAAAAGCAGCAGATGTAAGAATTTCTCCAGCATCAATGACCAAAATTCTGACTGTACTGGTTGCTGCAGAGCATGTCACAAATCTTGATGATACATTTACTATTACAAGAGAAATTACAGATTATTCATTTTCAAACGAATGCAGTATTGTCGGATTTGAGGTCGGCGAAGTAGTAACAGTAAGAGATTTGATGTACGGAACTATTCTTCCTTCAGGAGCAGATGCAGCTCTGGCTCTTGCAACGTATGTCGGCGGTTCTCATGATGGATTTGTGGAAATGATGAACCAAAAGCTTGATGAACTTGGACTGTCTGAGACAGCTCACTTTACAAACTGTGTGGGTATATATGATGAGAACCATTACTGTACACTTACAGATATGGCTATGATCTTAAAGGCAGCCGTTGAAAATGACCTGGCAAGAGAAGTTCTCTCAGCTCATACTTATACAACAAGCCCGACAGAGCAGCATCCTGAAGGGATGATCATTTCAAACTGGTTTCTCAGACGAATTGAGGATAAGGAAACAAATGGCACTGTAGTATGTGCAAAGACCGGATTTGTAAATCAGTCCGGATGCTGTGCAGCAAGCTATTCGGTTTCCAATAGCGGCGGACACTACATATGTGTTTCAGCCAATGCGTGGAGCTCCTGGCGTTGTATTTATGACCAGGTTGCAATCTACGAAACATATTTACAATAA
- a CDS encoding MATE family efflux transporter has translation MSNHGENKMGVLPIKKLIISMSLPMMASMLVQALYNVVDSIFVAQIDEGALTAVTLAFPMQNLMIALGSGTGVGMNALLSRSLGEKNFKRSDQAANTTLLLTLFNYIVFFLIGMFVAKPFIMSQTTDTKIIGYGISYLRIVSCCSIGLFCQMTFERMLQSTGRTLYSMYSQMAGAIINIIMDPILIFGLFGAPKMGVAGAALATVIGQVVAAFIGLYCNISLNPDVRLKMSMILHPKADVVKEIYFVGVPSILMMSIGSLMTYAMNLILTTFSSTATAVFGVYFKLQSFFFLPVFGLNNGLIPVLAYNFGAKNKKRIREALKFSIALAATIMIIGTIAFQIIPERLLGLFNASLDMIEIGKPALRVISLSFPIAGVCIALGSVFQAFSESIFSLVVSVGRQLVVLIPAAWLLAQTGNVNMVWWAFPIAEIASLIISVFFFNRVYGRKVRTLPEK, from the coding sequence ATGTCAAATCACGGTGAAAACAAGATGGGAGTCCTTCCCATTAAGAAACTGATTATTTCCATGTCACTGCCTATGATGGCTTCAATGCTTGTTCAGGCTTTGTACAACGTTGTAGACAGTATCTTTGTCGCACAGATTGATGAGGGTGCGCTTACAGCGGTTACACTTGCTTTTCCGATGCAGAACCTGATGATTGCTTTGGGCTCAGGTACCGGAGTAGGTATGAATGCGCTTCTTTCCAGATCTCTTGGTGAGAAGAATTTTAAGAGATCAGATCAGGCTGCCAATACAACATTGCTACTTACACTTTTTAACTATATTGTATTCTTCCTTATAGGAATGTTTGTGGCAAAGCCCTTCATAATGTCACAGACCACGGATACAAAGATAATAGGATATGGTATTTCTTATCTGAGGATTGTCAGCTGCTGTTCAATCGGACTGTTCTGCCAGATGACTTTTGAGAGAATGCTTCAGTCAACAGGAAGAACACTTTACAGTATGTACTCGCAGATGGCAGGTGCGATCATCAATATTATTATGGATCCCATTCTTATTTTCGGATTGTTTGGCGCACCGAAAATGGGAGTAGCAGGTGCAGCGCTTGCAACCGTTATCGGACAGGTCGTGGCAGCATTTATAGGACTTTACTGCAACATAAGCCTTAACCCTGATGTAAGGCTTAAAATGTCCATGATCCTGCATCCTAAGGCAGATGTTGTAAAGGAAATATATTTTGTAGGTGTTCCTTCCATACTTATGATGTCCATAGGTTCACTTATGACATATGCCATGAACCTTATACTGACAACATTTTCCAGCACTGCTACCGCAGTCTTTGGTGTATATTTCAAATTACAGAGCTTTTTCTTCCTGCCTGTATTTGGTCTTAACAACGGACTTATTCCGGTGCTGGCATATAACTTTGGGGCAAAAAATAAAAAGAGGATCAGAGAAGCACTCAAATTTTCAATTGCGCTTGCAGCAACCATTATGATCATCGGAACAATAGCCTTCCAGATTATTCCCGAAAGGCTTCTTGGGCTTTTCAATGCATCACTCGATATGATAGAGATCGGAAAACCTGCGCTTAGAGTAATAAGCCTGAGCTTCCCCATTGCAGGCGTATGTATTGCGCTTGGCTCTGTGTTCCAGGCATTTTCAGAAAGCATTTTTTCACTTGTCGTATCAGTCGGAAGACAGCTTGTCGTGCTCATCCCTGCAGCATGGCTACTGGCACAGACAGGTAACGTAAACATGGTCTGGTGGGCATTCCCCATTGCAGAAATCGCATCCCTTATAATCTCGGTATTCTTCTTTAACAGAGTATACGGAAGAAAAGTAAGAACATTACCTGAAAAATAA
- a CDS encoding DUF4956 domain-containing protein: MTFNDIFKSSFLENVTSVSILDMVLAMVLAFAIGMFIFLVYKKTYQGVMYSSSFGVTLVALSMITTLVILAVTSNVVLSLGMVGALSIVRFRAAIKEPLEIAFLFWSIAVGIVLAAGMIPLAVFGSIIIGVMLLIFVNKKAYLMPYIVVVSCTGHEAEVRVSEYVKSKVERFVVKSKSAQKGNLELNIEVRLKEDNTDFVNQLADMEGVNSAVLVSYNGEYMG; this comes from the coding sequence ATGACTTTTAATGACATATTCAAATCCAGTTTTTTAGAGAACGTAACAAGCGTAAGCATCTTAGATATGGTTCTTGCCATGGTACTTGCTTTTGCAATAGGAATGTTTATTTTTCTTGTATATAAAAAGACCTACCAGGGCGTCATGTATTCATCAAGCTTTGGTGTAACACTTGTAGCACTGTCCATGATCACAACCCTCGTAATACTTGCAGTTACCAGCAACGTTGTTCTTTCACTTGGTATGGTCGGTGCCCTTTCAATCGTTCGTTTCAGAGCAGCGATCAAAGAGCCCCTTGAAATAGCTTTTCTGTTCTGGTCAATAGCTGTCGGCATCGTGCTTGCAGCGGGCATGATTCCTCTTGCAGTTTTTGGCAGTATTATTATCGGCGTCATGCTTCTTATTTTTGTAAATAAAAAAGCTTATCTTATGCCCTATATAGTTGTTGTAAGCTGCACAGGACATGAGGCTGAGGTCAGGGTAAGTGAGTATGTGAAATCCAAGGTTGAAAGGTTTGTTGTTAAGAGTAAGAGCGCTCAAAAGGGAAATCTTGAGCTTAACATAGAGGTAAGACTTAAAGAGGACAATACTGATTTTGTAAATCAGCTTGCTGATATGGAAGGCGTAAACAGTGCAGTCCTTGTAAGCTATAACGGAGAATACATGGGTTAA
- a CDS encoding GDSL-type esterase/lipase family protein: MKTFFQHILTMGIVVVALFFTADSALGQGYMYEKTEYSFADEPLLTQPLNRIMEGKTPYLIALAGEKLFGIKMEGPEILEESEEVLIPSNVEISSGNALEDTGVSDGNAVQDVSSGNAGEVTSGDAVAVSDGDALVVTSGNAGNEPLADTDNASFDDTTAEIVEEPVNDSYVLTSVTDDYFDDALFIGDSRTVGLSEYCPELNAHATFYAKVSLTIYGLDDKAFVSVPVLPVESDYLLTEAGDENAGAPGEGEAATTIPEDQLPKEKTTVLDALSRKQFSKIYIMLGLNELGSGTKETFTQAYAGVVNQIRALQPDAIIIIQGIMHVTNSKSNSDRVFRNSTINERNAMLSTLADGEHVFYLDMNEATDDENGGLGQDLSFDNVHLKAKSYALWYDYLKNHAYVKESELSRYTQTAEEAEVPAE; encoded by the coding sequence ATGAAAACATTTTTTCAGCATATTCTGACCATGGGAATTGTGGTGGTGGCACTCTTTTTTACTGCCGATTCAGCTCTTGGACAGGGGTATATGTATGAAAAAACTGAATATAGTTTTGCTGATGAGCCTTTGCTGACTCAGCCATTGAACCGCATAATGGAGGGGAAGACGCCTTATCTTATTGCGCTTGCAGGAGAGAAGCTTTTCGGAATAAAAATGGAAGGTCCGGAGATTTTAGAGGAATCTGAGGAGGTACTAATTCCTTCAAACGTAGAGATTTCTTCGGGAAACGCATTGGAGGATACAGGTGTTTCTGATGGAAATGCAGTACAGGACGTATCTTCCGGAAATGCGGGTGAAGTGACATCAGGAGATGCAGTAGCAGTATCGGACGGAGACGCACTCGTAGTAACATCAGGAAATGCAGGGAATGAGCCTTTAGCTGATACAGATAATGCATCCTTTGACGATACAACAGCTGAAATTGTTGAAGAACCTGTTAACGACAGTTATGTTCTTACAAGTGTAACTGATGATTATTTTGATGATGCACTTTTTATAGGCGATTCGAGAACGGTAGGGCTATCTGAGTATTGTCCTGAACTTAATGCGCATGCAACTTTTTATGCGAAGGTATCACTGACAATATACGGACTTGATGATAAAGCATTTGTATCTGTGCCGGTACTTCCTGTAGAAAGCGATTATCTTCTTACGGAAGCAGGTGATGAAAACGCAGGGGCACCGGGAGAGGGCGAAGCAGCTACCACAATACCGGAGGATCAGTTGCCTAAGGAAAAGACAACCGTTTTAGATGCTCTTTCAAGGAAACAATTTTCCAAGATTTATATTATGCTTGGTTTGAATGAGCTTGGAAGCGGAACAAAAGAGACCTTTACACAGGCTTATGCGGGTGTTGTAAATCAGATACGTGCGCTTCAGCCTGATGCGATTATAATTATCCAGGGAATCATGCATGTTACTAATTCAAAGAGTAACAGCGACAGAGTGTTCAGGAATTCAACCATAAATGAAAGAAATGCAATGCTAAGTACACTTGCTGACGGAGAGCATGTATTTTATCTGGACATGAATGAAGCTACCGATGATGAAAATGGTGGACTCGGACAGGATTTGTCATTTGATAATGTACATTTGAAAGCAAAATCTTACGCATTATGGTATGATTATTTGAAAAACCATGCCTATGTAAAAGAAAGCGAACTTTCAAGATATACCCAGACTGCTGAAGAAGCGGAAGTACCTGCTGAATAA
- a CDS encoding PH domain-containing protein, producing MAKISNPAQNEASAIAKGTLQYKEYGRLILFGIPWPFKHYEVYDNELTITSGFLSIKEDDCFMYKITDVELSRSFFQRLAGLSTITLFTSDVTDKTIIMKNIKHGKEIKDFINQESERARLRRRTVNMQNIGFNDDVDSNLDDLN from the coding sequence ATGGCAAAGATTTCAAATCCTGCACAAAATGAAGCATCTGCTATTGCAAAGGGAACTCTTCAGTATAAGGAATACGGAAGACTCATTCTTTTTGGTATTCCATGGCCCTTTAAGCATTATGAAGTGTATGATAATGAGTTGACGATTACTTCCGGTTTTCTCAGCATTAAGGAAGATGACTGCTTTATGTACAAAATAACTGATGTTGAGCTTTCAAGAAGCTTTTTCCAGAGACTTGCAGGTCTCTCAACCATCACACTTTTTACTTCAGATGTCACAGATAAAACTATCATCATGAAAAATATCAAGCACGGAAAAGAAATAAAAGATTTCATCAATCAGGAATCCGAGCGTGCCCGTCTGCGTCGCCGTACAGTTAATATGCAAAATATCGGCTTTAACGATGATGTGGACTCTAATCTCGATGACCTGAACTGA
- a CDS encoding RidA family protein — MQYVSTDKAPAAIGPYSQAIKAGDFLFASGQIPINPSTGNIEGTDISEQADLVCRNIGEILKAAETDFDHVVKTTCFLAEMSDFAAFNAVYEKYFTSKPARSCVAVKKLPKDVLCEVEITAYLK, encoded by the coding sequence ATGCAGTATGTATCAACAGACAAGGCACCGGCAGCAATAGGACCATACTCACAGGCTATAAAGGCAGGGGATTTTCTTTTTGCTTCAGGACAGATTCCGATAAACCCTTCAACAGGTAATATTGAGGGAACAGATATTTCAGAACAGGCAGATCTTGTTTGTCGCAACATCGGAGAAATATTAAAGGCAGCAGAGACTGATTTCGACCATGTTGTTAAGACGACATGTTTCCTTGCCGAGATGTCAGATTTTGCAGCATTCAACGCAGTATATGAAAAGTACTTTACAAGTAAGCCCGCAAGAAGCTGTGTCGCAGTTAAAAAGCTTCCCAAGGATGTTCTCTGCGAAGTAGAAATCACAGCATATCTGAAATAA
- a CDS encoding tetratricopeptide repeat protein → MAVMRRKSATLMVMLGTMLLGSGCGSFAGHKNTDLGLAHIQSYEYEEAAASFDAAEAAGENARLLYRARGILDQNLGQYDLAVEDFLKSLSATSGIPGDMDFDTNYYLADAYIHLGKYDEATKVYDAILDLRKRDKEAYYMRGMARLNSEDHDGAINDFNKAMSLSPRNYDLRIMIYKALSANGFEEEGKGILEACLNNTDPNMTNYEKGQISYYLGNNADAQSYLELARNERDTEKAPVVLLLGQTGEKQGDYNYAVSVYKTFLAEDPNHPDIYNQLGLCQVSTGDYEGAVNSFEAGLALGSSEYDRALMMNEITAYEYAGNFAQAKTLMEKYRKAYPNDLDAEREEIFLSTR, encoded by the coding sequence ATGGCTGTAATGCGTAGAAAATCGGCCACTTTGATGGTAATGTTGGGAACAATGCTGCTTGGCAGCGGTTGCGGAAGTTTTGCAGGTCATAAAAATACAGATCTGGGACTTGCGCATATTCAAAGTTATGAATATGAGGAGGCTGCCGCCAGCTTTGATGCAGCGGAGGCAGCAGGGGAGAATGCCAGATTACTTTACAGAGCAAGGGGAATTCTTGATCAGAACCTTGGACAGTATGATCTTGCGGTAGAGGACTTTCTTAAGTCTCTGTCAGCTACGAGCGGAATCCCCGGAGATATGGATTTTGACACCAATTACTATCTGGCTGATGCATATATTCATCTGGGAAAATATGATGAGGCTACTAAAGTCTATGATGCCATTCTTGATTTGAGAAAAAGAGATAAGGAAGCATACTATATGCGTGGTATGGCCAGACTTAACAGTGAAGATCATGATGGCGCAATCAATGATTTTAATAAGGCGATGTCTCTTTCTCCCAGAAACTATGATCTTAGAATAATGATTTACAAAGCATTATCTGCAAATGGATTTGAGGAGGAAGGTAAGGGAATACTGGAAGCCTGCCTTAATAATACAGATCCTAATATGACAAATTACGAGAAGGGACAGATATCCTATTATTTAGGAAATAACGCTGATGCACAGAGTTATCTGGAACTTGCCAGAAACGAGAGAGATACTGAAAAGGCTCCTGTAGTGCTTCTTCTTGGTCAGACAGGTGAAAAGCAGGGTGATTATAATTACGCAGTAAGTGTATATAAAACATTTTTGGCAGAAGACCCCAATCATCCGGATATTTATAACCAGCTTGGATTATGCCAGGTAAGCACCGGTGATTATGAAGGGGCAGTTAATTCATTCGAAGCAGGGCTTGCTCTTGGAAGCAGTGAATATGACAGAGCACTTATGATGAATGAAATTACGGCATACGAATATGCCGGCAATTTTGCACAGGCAAAGACTTTAATGGAAAAATACAGGAAGGCGTATCCAAACGATTTGGATGCGGAGAGAGAGGAGATATTCCTTTCTACAAGGTAA
- a CDS encoding polyphosphate polymerase domain-containing protein, which translates to MQFRHELKHEITTQDMITIRQRLRAVATCDPHAVDGKYLIRSLYFDTPENKALLEKQSGVSRRQKFRIRYYNKDKSVIHLEKKSKVGGLGTKISANLTEKQADSIVRGDISWMRDSENDLIRELYSRMISERLQPKTIVDYTREPFIYAPGNVRVTLDYNIRTGMQNIDFLDTECIMVPAAFGICIMEVKWDNFLPDIIRDCVQLKGTKTGSFSKYEACRQPMI; encoded by the coding sequence GTGCAATTTAGACATGAATTGAAGCATGAGATCACAACTCAGGATATGATTACGATAAGACAGAGATTGCGAGCGGTTGCAACCTGTGACCCACATGCGGTGGACGGTAAATATCTGATACGAAGCCTGTATTTTGATACACCTGAGAACAAAGCACTACTGGAAAAACAATCTGGTGTAAGCAGAAGGCAGAAGTTTAGAATCAGGTACTATAACAAGGACAAATCCGTTATACATCTTGAAAAAAAGAGTAAGGTCGGAGGACTTGGAACCAAAATTTCCGCAAATTTGACGGAAAAGCAGGCTGATAGCATTGTAAGAGGTGATATCAGTTGGATGAGAGATTCTGAGAATGATCTCATAAGAGAGCTATACTCGCGGATGATTTCAGAAAGATTGCAACCAAAGACAATCGTCGATTATACACGAGAGCCTTTTATATATGCCCCGGGTAATGTGAGAGTGACACTTGATTACAACATACGCACAGGGATGCAAAACATCGACTTTCTTGACACTGAGTGCATAATGGTCCCCGCAGCTTTTGGAATATGCATCATGGAAGTAAAGTGGGACAATTTTTTACCGGACATAATCCGTGACTGCGTCCAGCTTAAAGGAACAAAAACAGGTTCGTTTTCAAAATACGAAGCCTGCAGACAACCAATGATATAA